Genomic window (Fibrobacter sp. UWR4):
ATTTTACGACCGCCGAAAATATCCTTCACGGTTTCAAAACTACCCACAAGGCTGGAATGATTTGCTTCGCGGGGGTAGTAATAGTAATCGCGGCCAACAACGTCCACGTATTCGTTTCCAGGATACCAATCTAAAGCGTCGCTGGCTTCGTCGGTGGTCCAAACCCAGATCAGGTTATGAAGTCCTTTATCCTTGGTGAAATAGTCGAACATCAAACGGTATAGGGCGACACAAGCTTCTGCGCCGTCGGTTCCCCACCAGAACCACTTACCTGCAGCTTCGTGAAGGGGACGCCACAGAACAGCGACGTCTGCTTTTTGCAAAACCAGAAGACTGTCTGCAATCATGTCCATATCGCGGATAATGGCTTTGTATTCGTCGGATTCAGTTTTCCATTTTTTCGTGGTTAGATCGTATGCCTTTCCGATACTGAAATCGGTGTAGGGATCGTTTCCGCTAGATTTTGTATAGAAGGCTTCCACATCATGCATGGGGTCTTTCCAGTGCCAATTGAATTGCGGAATGCCGCCTTGTTCCCAAACATACTGTGCCATGGCGATGGAGGCGTGGGTATAGCCCTGGTACCATTGCTGATCGGAATTCTTTCCGGAAGAATGGAGAAAATCAAAGCCGACGAGAACCACGTTCTTACCGGTAGCTTCTCCGATGTATTTCAGTTCCGTCTGCGTTTCGTAGGTCTGGGGAGTGTACTGTCCGTTGTTTTCGAAGGGACGTTCCGTCATGACGCCGCTAATGACTTTCTTGCCGAAATTTGCAACAAGGAAATTATACAGTTTCTTGGCGCTTTCGGTGGGCTCGGGCGTTACAGGGTTGGGGGATAAGGCAAACGGAGTTGCTTCGTATTCCGTAAGTTCGATGTAGTCCAGGTTTACCCAGCCCCAGGAATGGACGATGCCGATGGTGTTTTCTCCCTTGGTCAACTTGATTTTTCCAGCGCCCTTGATGGTGCTGAATTCGTCGTTCATACCAAAGGAAATCTGTCCAGCGGAAACTCCGTTGATGGTCAAGTTCTGGATCTTGTCGGTGCCGCCAGTGGGCAGCATGTAGTTTGCCCAAAGGGTGTAATAACCGGTTTCAGGGACGCTTACCTTGAATTCCAGGTTGCCTTCTTTCATGGCGACGTAGGATCCACCAGAAACAGCTGGGTTTTCAACAATCTCAACTTTATGATCATCTGCAAGGACTGCAGATTCCGCCTCCAAGCGGATGGGGGCGGCATTTGCTGCGGTAGCGCCAATCAAACTTGCGAGAGCAATTCCATACTTCAC
Coding sequences:
- a CDS encoding glycosyl hydrolase — translated: MGSFNVKYGIALASLIGATAANAAPIRLEAESAVLADDHKVEIVENPAVSGGSYVAMKEGNLEFKVSVPETGYYTLWANYMLPTGGTDKIQNLTINGVSAGQISFGMNDEFSTIKGAGKIKLTKGENTIGIVHSWGWVNLDYIELTEYEATPFALSPNPVTPEPTESAKKLYNFLVANFGKKVISGVMTERPFENNGQYTPQTYETQTELKYIGEATGKNVVLVGFDFLHSSGKNSDQQWYQGYTHASIAMAQYVWEQGGIPQFNWHWKDPMHDVEAFYTKSSGNDPYTDFSIGKAYDLTTKKWKTESDEYKAIIRDMDMIADSLLVLQKADVAVLWRPLHEAAGKWFWWGTDGAEACVALYRLMFDYFTKDKGLHNLIWVWTTDEASDALDWYPGNEYVDVVGRDYYYYPREANHSSLVGSFETVKDIFGGRKIIALSENGSVPFPDEMKADGANWSWFMPWYGDYAMDGWANDNTKETWKTVMSSDYVLTLEDMPGWDKYEIDQSVLSIEKGMTPQNTGARSLMNKKNPSVFDLNGKKVKNRASMQNGMFIVK